The Actinomycetota bacterium genome contains a region encoding:
- the aroB gene encoding 3-dehydroquinate synthase, producing MADKQKRRKISVSTASRSYKMLIGRGISDDVEGILVELFPGSRKIFFITNNKVFDIHGKKIIKKIEKSCNIKTLVLPDGEEYKSNSTLSKIYDFFMKNHAHRDDVVIAFGGGVIGDTAGFAAATFNRGLELVHYPTTIISQVDSSIGGKAAINFRGVKNIIGCFYQPHLIICDPDLLNTLEEKELINGLGEIIKYGLVFDYKIIESIKEILNENPESEERLKNMITDEKFDEIIFKCSKIKSDIVEKDEFDTGIRNYLNFGHTIGHAIEKVLGFKNISHGQAVSLGILCSVDISISLGFMKDSHKKELLNLYKLLKLPVRISSENADAIVKAIHFDKKITEGRTKFIILKKINDAIVINGIDEAVIKKSIIKNT from the coding sequence ATGGCAGACAAACAGAAAAGAAGAAAAATCAGTGTTTCAACTGCAAGCAGAAGTTACAAGATGCTTATAGGCAGAGGGATTTCCGATGATGTTGAAGGCATATTGGTAGAATTATTTCCGGGAAGCCGCAAAATATTTTTTATTACCAATAATAAAGTATTTGATATCCATGGGAAAAAAATTATAAAAAAGATAGAAAAAAGCTGCAATATAAAGACCCTTGTTTTGCCGGACGGGGAAGAATACAAATCCAATTCAACTCTGTCAAAAATATATGATTTCTTTATGAAAAATCATGCCCACAGAGATGATGTCGTAATAGCTTTTGGCGGCGGGGTAATAGGAGACACAGCCGGTTTTGCAGCAGCTACATTTAACAGAGGTCTTGAGCTTGTTCACTATCCCACAACAATCATTTCCCAGGTCGACAGCAGTATTGGCGGGAAAGCAGCAATAAATTTTAGAGGTGTAAAAAATATTATAGGATGCTTTTATCAGCCTCACCTTATTATATGTGACCCTGACCTGCTAAATACTCTTGAGGAAAAAGAACTTATAAACGGTCTCGGTGAAATTATAAAATACGGACTTGTATTTGATTATAAAATAATTGAATCGATAAAGGAGATACTAAATGAAAACCCGGAATCGGAAGAGCGACTGAAAAATATGATTACTGATGAAAAGTTTGATGAAATCATATTTAAGTGTTCAAAAATAAAATCAGATATTGTAGAAAAAGATGAATTTGACACAGGAATAAGAAATTATCTTAACTTCGGCCACACAATAGGGCATGCCATAGAAAAAGTACTGGGCTTTAAAAATATCAGCCATGGCCAGGCGGTTTCACTTGGAATATTGTGCTCGGTTGACATATCAATATCATTAGGCTTTATGAAAGATTCACATAAAAAAGAATTGTTGAATCTCTATAAATTGCTTAAACTACCTGTTAGAATAAGTTCAGAAAATGCAGACGCTATTGTAAAAGCAATACATTTTGACAAAAAGATAACTGAAGGAAGAACAAAATTCATTATTCTTAAAAAAATTAATGACGCTATTGTTATTAATGGTATAGATGAAGCAGTTATAAAAAAGAGTATAATTAAAAATACTTAA
- a CDS encoding 3-dehydroquinate dehydratase, whose amino-acid sequence MKKITIINGPNLNLTGKREQDKYGNIRFEDFLNDVLVPIAVKNNYNIEYFQSNHEGAIIDKIHECEGNTKCIIINPGALTHYSYAIHDAIKAVSIDIVEAHISNIFSREEWRGKSVISPAVKAVISGFGLESYKLALLYVIGL is encoded by the coding sequence ATGAAAAAAATTACAATAATAAACGGACCGAATCTGAATCTGACCGGCAAAAGAGAACAGGACAAATACGGGAATATAAGATTTGAGGATTTTTTAAATGATGTTCTTGTTCCTATTGCAGTCAAAAATAATTATAATATCGAATATTTCCAGTCCAACCATGAGGGGGCGATAATTGATAAAATACATGAGTGTGAAGGAAATACCAAATGTATTATTATTAATCCCGGTGCCCTGACTCATTACAGCTATGCCATTCATGACGCAATTAAGGCAGTTAGCATAGATATTGTGGAAGCACATATCTCCAATATATTCAGCAGGGAAGAATGGAGAGGGAAATCTGTTATCTCACCTGCTGTAAAAGCTGTTATTAGCGGATTCGGGCTGGAAAGTTATAAACTGGCATTATTATATGTAATTGGCCTGTAA